One Leuconostoc mesenteroides subsp. mesenteroides ATCC 8293 genomic window, GATATCTTTAACAGATTTAAAAAAACAAAAATTTAGTCTTTTCAATGATAAATTCCACGATGAAATTTTCGAAAGATTACAATTTCAATGTGGACCGTTATCACTTGTGTTAAGAGTCGATGATGCTTGGGCAATGAACCAAGCAATAATTAATTTAAACACCGTCTGTTTTGGTAGAATTGTTCAAGGGAATTTATCTAGTAATACAGATTTTTCGAAGCTTAAGATCATTCATATTGGTCATGTTTTTGATGATGATTTCAAGCTCGGTTGGTTAACTAATCCAAATTATATGATATCCGAGAAAGCCCAAGAATTACTGAGAGATATTACTGCAGAAGTAAAAAAAGATGCTCAATAAAGAGCATCTTTTTAAGTTAAATTTATTTTGTTCCGTCGTGAGTTACAGCGTCGCCTAGTTTAACATCTGTGAGCGTTTTAAGATAGTCTATGCCAGGCATATCGAAATATGCTGTGTTTGCAAGTAGATCAATCAATCCTGGTGTTAGATGTGATTCTTTCACTGATTCTTCGTTGAATTCTAAGAAAATATGGTCAGCTTGACCGTTTTTGATTTTATAACCAATTTGGTTGTCAATTAAAGTGGGGCGTCCTAAACTTACAATATCAACATATTGCAGAGCATCCTTCATTTTCTCAACTGTGTGGATACCGCCAGCAATCATCAGAAGAGCTGGCTTTTTTACTCGTTCTCCGAGTAGTTGTGCATAGTTTTTATCAGAATCGGTTGGTGTCGCAGTATAATCATTTGTCGAAAGGTGGACATAGTCAAATTCAAAATTTTCGGTCAATTGGTTAACTAGTAATTGAGCTTCGTGCCATGTATAGCCGATATTATCTTCGTGAACCTCTTCGGGGCTAATTCGATAACCGATAATAAAGTCTTTTGGGGCATTTTCCTTGGCTACCTTGAATACTTCTCGTGCGACTTCGAGGGCAAAATTCATCCGTTTTTCAAGACTACCGCCCCAAAAGTCAGTGCGAACATTAGAATAAGCAGAAAAAAATTCTTGATGCAAATAGTGATTTGCTCCGTGAATTTCGATGCCATCAAAGCCACTAGCAATTGCACGTTTTGTTGCGGTACCGAAATCTTTTACAATTTGCCAGACTTCATCTTCGGACAACTCGTGTAAAGGATAATTAATCCATGGAAAATCAATGTTTGAAGGTACCTCTACTTGTCCGCCGAGCGCATAGCGATACTGTGCCTCACGTCCAGAATGGACTAGTTGAAGGATAGCTTTATTACCATCTTTTTTTAATTTCTCAGTAATTTTTTTAAATCCTGGGACAAAACTATCGTCATAAATTGCTAATTGTTCACGGTCGGGTGCCCAAGAACGTGATGGACCGCCATTAGGACTGACGCTCGTGTACTCAACAATTACCATACCAGCTGATTGTGAACGGGCATTATAGTAATTGATTGTGTCTTGTGTTACTTTTTCATTTAAGCCACTATTTGTCAGCATAGGTGACTGAGCAGTCCTAGTATCTATTGTTGCGCCATGCCGAAAAGTTACCTTGTCTATTAAGTTTTTCATTATAAGAGCCTCCGTTTCATAAACAAAGTATAACATTTCACAAACTTTTCGGAATTTCTGAAAAATGAATGGATCGTCAACTTTTATTGAACACAACAGAATTTGAACGTGATGTGATGCCTAATAATATATTCATTTTATATTATTCTACATTAAAAAAATGGCTTCACCATATGAAAATAAAGCTTTTTCAATTTTAAAATAATTATGCTTCATTCGATGGATTATGTCATTCGTTCATAAATAATCCAAGCGATTAAGTATGTTAAAAACACAAGAGTCAGCATATTTGTTAACATTACAATAATAAAAATGCTTATACTTGTGATGTTTGTACTTATTGATAGACTGCGGTGAAAGTAATATGGATTGTATCATTGCAAATGCTATCAGCGGGGTAGTAACAATATTGCCTGTTTGCTCAAAAATAATTTTTTTCATGTTTGATTTTCCTCATTAATAGTGAATAGATCAGTCAGTGGTGTTTTCAGTGCTTGTGCTAACTGGAAGGCCAATATCAAAGAAGGTGTATAGTTTCCTTTTCTATAGAAACAATAGTTCGCCTTGAAACACCAATTTATTTTGCTAGAGATTCTTGCGTCAAATGAAGCGATTTTCTAACGGGTTGAACATTGTTATTAATTTTCATTGGAGGCCTCGCAATATTGATGAGCAATCTACTTCACTTTTAAATGTAATCACAACATGTAATTATCACAAAAATGCTTGCCATGTCTCTCAGTATTTGGTATACTATTATAGTTGTTTGAGATATGGGAGTGTAGCGAAGTCTGGCTAAACGCGACGGACTGTAACTCCGTTCCTTCGGGTTCGTAGGTTCGAATCCTACCGCTCCCATTGCCGATAAAAGCTAACGGCAAAATAAATTAGCTATTGCCCCTTCGCCAAGTGGTAAGGCATCGGTTTTTGGTACCGACATGCGCTGGTTCGAATCCAGCAGGGGCAACTATTAAAGGAATCCTTCGGGATTCCTTTTTTTGTATAAAATAAATTTTCAACACAAAGAAAAAGCTATACAATTAAGTATAGCTTTTGTTATAGTGCAGCTAGCGGGAGTCGAACCCGCACGCCCTAAACGGGCACAGGATCCTTAATCCTGCGCGTCTGCCAATTCCGCCACAGCTGCAAATATGAATTGACAACTATATAATTATACCCATTAAATCTAATCTCGTCAATAGATATTCAATGACAGCGAGCGTGTAATGTTTGATAGAATAGAAGTAATGGAGAAAACACATGAGATTTTTTAATCGAAAAAAAACAGAAGTAATCACACCAGAAATACAGGCCCATAATGAAGCTTTACAAAATGAAAATGATGATTTATTAGATCAGATTGAAGCTTTGAAATTAGATGTTTCAGAACTGAAATCGGAAAACCAACATTTGACCGAACGCCTTTCACGTAGTAAGTACCAGCAAAAGTTAACTAAAACAGGTGGCGGACTGGCCGTTTTGTTTATTAGCTACATGTTGCTATCCTTGCTGGGTGAACCTTCTCGTTATATGATTTGGTTATTATTAATTGAGGCGGTCTTTATTTTTATGATGCTTAGAGGAGACGAAAAATGAGTCAACATAATGCTTCACGTATACCTTTTGTAGTTGCAAATTGGAAAATTAATAAGTTGCACGCTGATGTTGCAGAATTTTTGGACAAGGTGAACGGTAAGGTGCCTGCTGAAAATGTTGTGGAAACAGGTATTGCGGCACAAGATTTATTCTTGTCAGACATGGTTCGAGCTACAGCACAGTCACCCATACATATTGTCGCAGAAAATGTTCATTGGGAAGACAGTGGAGCTTACACAGGCGAAACATCACCAAAAGCATTGAAAGATATTGGCGCCAAATATGTTTTAATTGGGCATTTTGAACGTCGAAAGTTTTTTAATGAGACTGATTCAACAGTTAATTTGAAAGTCACTGCTGCACTTAGAAATGGCTTACGCCCAATTATCGATGTCGATGAGGATATGAGTACCTATGCCCAGTTTATGGACGCGGAACCCTCAGTGGCTCAAGTGGCTGCCGCGTTGGCAGGCGTCTCTGTTGACCAAATCCGCAACGTTACACTTGCGTATGAGCCCACATGGGCAATTGGATCAGGTGAGGCCGCAAGTGCGGTCCAAGCGCAAAAAGCAGCTCATCTGATACGTCAGACGCTGGCCAAGTTATATTCACCTGTTATTGCTGAACAAGTTCGCGTTTTATATGGCGGATCGGTGACACCAGACAACGCTCGCGAAATAATGTTGCAAAAAGATATAGATGGTGTGTTGGTTGGCACATCCGCTCTTGATCCAGAAAAGTTTCTACAACTTGTTGCCATTGCGCAAGATCCAGAAGTCCCAGAATTTAATATTGAGAATACTTAAAAAGCAGTGCCCTAAAAGGGTGAACTCAATAGTTGTTGCACATTACTTTGCTTTATGTATTGAGGAAATTTTTGGCTATGACTCTTACCCTGTGATATAATATACATGGTATATAACCGAAAACCAAAGGAGAATTAAAACATGTCTTTAATCACTGATATTATCGCACGCGAAGTCCTTGACTCACGTGGAAACCCTACACTTGAAGCTGAAGTTATCACAGAATTGGGTGGCTTTGGTCGTGGAATGGTCCCTTCAGGTGCATCAACAGGTGAACACGAAGCTGTTGAATTGCGTGATGGAGACAAGTCACGTTTTGGTGGTAAGGGAACAACAAAGGCTGTTGCCAATGTTAACGATGCTATCGCTAAGGCTTTGGTTGGTAAGTTCGACGTAACTGACCAACGTGCAATCGATCAAGCTATGATCGAACTCGACGGTACAGAAAACAAGGGTAACTTGGGTGCAAACGCTATTTTGGCTGTTTCAATCGCTGCTGCCCGTGCTGCTGCTGACGAATTAGGTGTACCTTTGTTCTCATACTTGGGTGGTGCAAATTCATACGTATTGCCAACACCTATGATGAACGTTATCAATGGTGGTGCTCACTCAGCAAACAAGGTTGACTTCCAAGAATTCATGATTATGCCTGTTGGCGCACCAACAGTTAAGGAAGCAATTCGTTATGGTTCAGAAACTTTCCACGCTTTGAAGAAGTTATTAGAAGCTGATGGTAAGGCAACTTCAGTTGGTGATGAAGGTGGATTTGCTCCTGACTTCGCTGATAACGAAGAACCTTTGAAATATTTGATCCGTGCGATTGAAGCCGCTGGTTATAAGCCTGGTAAGGATATCGCAATCGCTGTTGATGTTGCTTCATCAGAATTGTATGATGCAGAAACAAAGACATACAAGTTGCGTTGGTCAACTGGAGAAGAATTCACAACACCTGAATTTATCAAGTATCTTGAAGATTTGGCAGATCGTTACCCAATCATTTCAATCGAAGATCCTATCGACGAAAACGAATGGGAAGACTGGGCTGCAATTACAGCCGAATTGGGCAAGAAGGTTCAATTAGTTGGTGATGACTTCTTCGTTACTAACACACAATACCTTGAAAAGGGTATCAACATGGGTGCTGCTAACTCAATCTTGATCAAAGTTAACCAAATTGGTACTTTGACAGAAACTTTCGAAGCTATTGAAATGGCTAAGGAAGCTGGTTACACGGCTATCGTTTCTCACCGTTCAGGTGAAACAGAAGACACAACAATTTCTGACTTGGTTGTTGCTACAAACGCTGGCCAAATCAAGACAGGCTCATTGTCACGTACTGACCGTATCGCTAAGTACAACCAATTGATCCGTATCGAAGAATTGTTGGACACAACTGCTAAGTATAAGGGTATCCATTCATTCTATAACTTGTCAGCTGCTGCCCGCGAAGTTATTGAAAACAAGTAAAAAAAAACTAAATCGGCCGTTTGGTCGTTTTTTTTTATATGAAATGATTAAAAACTATTTTGTCTTGCAAATATAAGTGAAAAAGGAGCAAGCACAATGGATGATTTGAAACGTTGCTCCTGGGTAGATAATTATCCAGATTCCAATATTATGACAACTTATCATGATGCAGAGTGGGGACAACCTAACCAATATAGTGACGAAAAGTTATTTGAACTGTTGACTTTAGAAGTGTTTCAAGCTGGGTTAAGCTGGGAGACCTCGTTAAAAAGACGTTCAGGGATGAACACTGCATTCCTCTCCTTTGATATTGATTTAGTGTCTAAAATGACAAACGAGGACATTGAACGATTAAAAAACAATCCTAATATTATTAGCAATAAACTAAAAATTACATCAACTATTCACAATGCACGAGTCATTAGACAGATTCGTCAGCAGAGGGGGAGTTTTTTTGACTATATGTGGTCGTTCACTGATGGTCAGATTATCAATCACCATATTACCAGTGGGGATGAAATTCCCAGTCAAAATGAATTATCGCAACAGATAACGAAGGACATGAAGAAACAAGGGTTTAAATTTATCGGACCGGTAATTGTGTATTCTTACCTGCAAGCAATAGGCATCATCAATGATCATGAACAGTGTTGTAGTTTTAATCCAGACAATGCAAGATTATAAGTATAATGTAGTCATATTTTTTCTAATACAATCCTAATATTAAATGTGATAAACTACCCTTAGAGGGCTCAATCTATGGCAAAATTACAGGGTGTTATTCTTTTAAACACTGATGCTGCTGCATTGCAAATTGTTGACAGTCGTGGGCGTCAAATTGAGCATGTTAAGCGCGAATATAGCGAAAAAAATTTACCATTAGCTAGTTTTTCTGCTGAAGTGATGCAGCGTGCATTATCACAGCTACAACGATTCCAACAACTTCTTCGTGATTATGGTGTAGAAGATGTGCGTTTGTACGGTAGTGAAAACTTGTCCAAGATGCTGAATGCTATTTATTTTGTCGATCAAGTAGAAAATGTAACGGGCCTTGAATTACTTTGGCTAAATGCCAATCAAGAAAATTATTATCGGCAGTTGGCCTTGCGCGTTCATGATGAAAAAATTTTAAATGAACGGTACGCATTTGTACTAGGTGTTAGCTCTACAAGAATAGACTTATCCTATTTTGAAAATAATCAGTTTAAATTCTCGCAGCATTCAGCCATTGGACCAGTGCGATTAACACAGTCCATCAGAGATATGGCTGCAGAAATTACTGAAATACCAGATTTAATACCAGAATTTATTGATAGTAAATTAGCAGATTTTTGGCATATGTTACCGCCTGTTCAAGCAACTGATACAATTATTTTGCTTGGGGCCGATGTATTAAATCAGCTGTTTTTAAATAAAAAGCCCAAAACTACAATTCATAAATCAGAGCTGCAATCATTAATTCATAGTTTTAATCAGATGAACAAACAAGCTATTGCTGAGCAATATAGCATTGATTTGAATGATATTTGGATGGTCTTCATGGAAGCTGTGTTGGTTGTCGAAGTGATGTCAGCTGTTGGTGCTAGTAATTTACATATGAGTAGCTTGACAGTCTTAGATGGGCTGGTCGTTAAAGACAACAATGCACAAAATGATATCATTACTGCCGCACGTGGTATTGCAGATAGATATATGGTTGAAGAGAAGCATCGAGAGTTGGTTCTGAGATATGCTTGGCGACTATTTGATCGTTTAAAAAGAATTCATCGATTGAGTGCGCGTGACCGGCTCTTATTAGGTGTCGCTGCTTTGACGCACGACGTTGGTAGTTTTATTAATTCTCAGAAGCATTATCAATATTCTGAAGAAATTTTAGAAGGAATTGATTTTCATGGATTATCAACCTCTGAGCAACGAATGATTGCGTCAATTGCACGGTATCATAGCGCTGAAACTCCTGATAATGCACTGCGATCAACGCAAGAGTTTTCCCCAAGACAACGTATGCGCATTGCTAAAATGGCCGCATTATTACGCTTGGCGGATGCCCTTGATGATAGCCGATTACAAAAAATTAGTAAATTAACTGTGTCTATCGGTACAGAAAAAATTACAGTAATCGGACAATCTGCCGCGGATTTGCAATTGGAAATGTATATATTTGCACAAAAAGCGCATTTTTTTGAGGCTGTGTTTGGATTGCCCATTGTATTGAAACGTCAGGGGAAAAGGAGCTGAAAAGCACTATGACAGATCTGAAACAACACAAATATTATGTTAATCGTGAAATGAGTTGGTTAGCTTTTAATAAACGTGTGCTTGAAGAAGGGCGCGATACACAAAATCCTATCCTAGAGCGCGCTAATTTTTTGGCGATTACACAAAAAAACATGGATGAATGGTTCATGGTTCGTGTGGCAAGCTTACAACAACAAATGTTTGTAGGTCACGATAAGGTGGATGCATCTGGTTTATCGCCCAAACAACAGCTAATTAAAATTTCTGCCGCTGCAGGAGAACAAATTAAAAACCAGTACCAAGTATTAAATCGTAGTATTATTCCGACCATGAAAAAGTTAGGTTTTTCATTGGTCCATAAAAATGATTTGACGAATGCACAAGTTAACTTTTTAAAGAAATTTTTTGAGAAGGAGTTACGTCCAGTCTTAACGCCGATGGCGATTGATAGTACACGACCATTTCCTTTTTTGGCAAATGATACGTTAAATATTGGTGTTCGTCTGAAAAAAAACGACGAAAAATCTGAAAAATATATTGCAGTATTACAGGTTCCAGAAACCTCTGGACGAGTAATCGCACTACCAGAAGAAAATCAAGTGATTTTAGTAGAAGATGTTGTGCAACTATTTTTAGATGCGCTTTTTCCAGGTTATACCATTAAAGAATCAAATGTTTTTCATATTTTACGTGATATGGAATTAGATGTTGCTGATGATGAAGATACGCCCAATATTTTGCAAGAAGTACAAAGTAAATTGCAAGAACGGGAGCGTGGACGAGTTATCCGTGTGATTGTAAGTGCGAACACGGGTAAAATGTTGATGACCCAACTCATCAAAGCCTTACAGGTCCCTGATGATAGAATTTATGAAGTGAGTGGTCCGATTGATTTAACATTCATCAGTTCATGGTTGAAAGTAATTGATGCACCTACACTAGAATATACATCATTTCATGGGTACGAAAATCCCGACTTGACCGCTGATAAAATATTTGAAAGTATACGAAAACGCGATTATCTGTTGCATCACCCCTATGATTCATTTAAGCCAGTAGTTCAGTTTATTCAAACAGCTGCTATAGATGATGATGTGCTAGCCATTAAAATGACTCTATACCGTGTATCCGGCAATTCACCAATTATTAAGGCACTCTCTGATGCTGCTCAACGTGGCAAGCAGGTAACGGTATTGCTTGAAATCAAGGCACGCTTTGACGAGGAAAATAATGTCCATTGGGCGCGTGAATTAGAGCAAAAGGGCGTCCATGTGGTCTATGGACTTCGTGGACTAAAAGTGCATGCTAAAATGGCCATGGTAGTGCGACGGGAAAGTGATACTATTCGTCGATATGTCCATCTCGCTACTGGAAACTATAATGATGTTACAGCGAATTTTTATACGGATCTTGGATTGCTAACAGTGGATAGCGAATTAGGTGCAGATGTGGCTTCGATTTTTAATATTCTAACGGGTTACTCTGATCCGAGTTTTTTTCATCAACTGCATATGTCACCTAATGGCATTCGTGAGTTTATTTATGAAAAAATAAACGTCGAAATTAAGAATGCTAAGGCAGGAAAACCATCCGGTATTAAGATGAAATTCAATTCGTTATCTGATGAACGAATGATTCGTCATTTGTATGAAGCAAGTGAAGCCGGTGTACCAGTAGAATTGATAGTTCGAGGAATTACAATGCTCAAGGTTGGTATTCCAAAAGTCAGTGAAACGATAGCTGTGCATTCAATTGTTGGCCGTTTTTTGGAACATAGTCGGGTGTTCATCTTTCATAATGATGATAGTCCACAAGTTTATTTATCTTCTGCAGATTTAATGACAAGAAACTTAGATCGACGTGTTGAATTGTTATTCCCAATTCGCAATGCTGGTTTGTCTCAACAGGTGATTAATATTTTTGAAATCATGTGGGCAGATAATGTTAAAACACGTGTCTTACAACCAGATGGATCGTTTGATAAAATTGATCGTAGAGGCTTATCCTCTGTTAACGCACAAGAAATGTTTATAGCTGAATCTATGGTCAAACAAATTGAGTTAAAGCAACAACAGGACCGAGAAAATACGCAAAAAGAATTTGAGCCAATCAACAACCCGTTTATAGGAGGTGAATCATGACTGTTATAGCAGTAATAGATTTAGGATCGAACTCAGTACGGATGACAATTAGTAGATATCATCAAGATGGTCATTATGAAGTAGTGAATAGATTACAAGAGATGGTACGCCTCTCTGAAGGAATGGGTGAAAATAAAGTTTTACAACCTGAGGCTATTAAACGTACGATGAACGCCTTGAAGAATTTCAAGGAAACGCTGGACAAGTATCCAAAAGCGAAAATAAGAGCAGTGGCCACTGCAGCTGTCCGACAAGCAACAAACCAAATGGCATTTTTGACGGAATTTGAAGAAACAATGGGTTTCACGCTGCAAGTACTAACAGGTGAAGAAGAGGCACACTATGATTACGTTGGTATTGTTAATACACTAAACATAAACGATGCCTTAATTTTGGATACTGGTGGTGCCTCTGCAGAATTGATTTTAGTTCGAAACAAAGAATCAGTTCACGAAATAAGTCTGCCTATTGGCGCAGTGACGATTAGCGAAATGTTTCTTGAGAAGGATGTTATTAATGCGGATTCTTTGTTTCAAGCAACTGTAGCCTTAAGGCAAATGTTTGGAGATGTTTCTTGGCTCAGTGATGCCATGCATTTGCCGTTGGTGGCATTGGGTGGTAGCAATCGTACTTTAGCTAAAATTTCTCGACGTCAGCGAAAAATCACTGATATGCCAATTCATGGATACCATCTGAGTAAGCAAGATGCAACAGATATATATCAAAAGATATTAAGTAAAAATCTAGTTGAACGACAGAAAATGGCTGGCTTAGCCAAGGATCGTGGTGACATTATTGTCGGTGGCTTATTGCCGTTGGTAGAACTGCTGCTTTTTCTAGGCGGACAGCAGGTCATATTCTCACAAGCTGGTCTGCGGGAAGGTATTTTATTTGAAACGATTAGGCAAGAGACAGGGCAACATGTTATTGCGCCAGAACCCGCTTCAATGACGATAGACTAATAAAAAACAGCCAATATGATTATTGGCTGTTTTTTATTTATTTAATGATCCACCCGGGAGTCGAACCCGGATTTCAAGAACCGGAATCTTGCGTGCGATCCATTACACTAGCGGATCATAACTATTCAATTATAGCCTATTTTACTGGAATTTCAAAGTAAGTTTCGTCACCAATGTCAAATAATATATGCCCAGAAAACTGGTTCATCAAATCTGATTGAAACTTGGTCAGGTCTTCTTCAGATACTGGGACTACGACGTGAACATTTGTATCATACTGTGTGTCTATTATTTGATAATTATGGCTGTTTAGCCAATAATTTAATGTTTCGCCATGCTTATAATCAATGCTGATAGTAATTTGTAGACGTGTTAGTCGTTCCACAAAGTCAATTGACTCAAGTCCTTCAGCAATCGTGCCAGCGTAAGCACGGATCAGTCCGCCTGCCCCTAATTTAATACCACCAAAATAGCGAGTTACTACTGCAACAACATCATGTAGATCATTTTTTTGTAAGACCTCTAGCATTGGTATGCCAGCCGTACCACTCGGTTCACCATTATCACTATAGCGCTTAATGCTATCATTGTCACCTAAGACATAAGCAAAAACATTATGGCTGGCTTTATAGTGGATTTTATTTATTTTTTCTATAAAATCTCGAGCGTCATTTTCGGAAGTAATACGTGCCATGTTTAAAATGAAACGTGATTTTTTAATTTCTTTTTCCCATGTGAATGCTGTGGGCTTAATTGTGAAATATTTTACCATATAACGTATTATACAGCATGAATGATGAATATTTCTATGGTCGTCAAATTGTCCAACCAAAAGTGGAAACAACGACTAAACATATTATTGAACCTTTTATTGGGAAGAAGTGCCAACGGTGCGGACAGAAGAATACCGAGGAATTGCCTAACCAACATTATTACTGTAACGCTTGTTTGATATTAGGGCGAGTTAGTTCTCTTGATAATTTAGTTTCGTTACCGGAACCAAATCAATTTTCTGGTACTGCTAAAATGACATGGCAAGGTGAATTGACGCAACAACAGGAAAAAGTTAGCAATGAACTATTGGTGACTTTGTTTCAAAAAGGGGAACATTTAGTGTGGGCGGTTACTGGTGCGGGTAAAACTGAAATGTTATTCCCGGTTATCCACAAAGCATTGTGTCAAAGACTACGTGTAGCGATTGTTTCACCACGCGTAGATGTCATTGTGGAGTTAGCACCACGAATTCAGTCGGCATTTGAAGAAACTGAGCTAATGATATTACATGGCAACCAAAAAGAAAACTATCGATATACACAGTTAGTTTTAGCGACCACACATCAGATGTTGCGGTTTTATCATGCTTTCGATCTTGTTATTGTCGATGAAGTTGATAGTTTTCCGTTTGCAGGGGATGCCATGCTGGCTTATGCGGTGAATAAAGCCCGAAAGGAGAACAGTGCTTTAATTTATTTAACTGCGACACCAACACTAGCAATGCGAAAAAAAGCAGGTAAAAAATTACCGACCTCTTATTTGCCATTAAGATTTCACCAGCATGTCTTACCTGAAATAAAAGTAAGATTAGTTAGCAACTGGCGTAAAAGGCTACCGAACGTCATCAAAAAACAAATTATTCAGCTCATTACATCTAAACAACGATTTTTAATTTTTGTGCCAAAAGTCTCTGATTTAAAACCGCTACATCAAAAATTGCATCAATTATTTCCAAGTGTACAAAGTGATTACGTACATGCAGCTGATCCATTTCGACAAGAAAAAGTTAAAAAAATGCGTGACGAAAAGTTACAGTATTTAATTACGACTACAATATTAGAAAGAGGGGTTACTTTCCCAAGAATCGACGTATTAATTATAGGAGCAGACGATAAAACATTTAGTGAAAATGCGCTAGTCCAAATTGCAGG contains:
- the ppx gene encoding exopolyphosphatase gives rise to the protein MTVIAVIDLGSNSVRMTISRYHQDGHYEVVNRLQEMVRLSEGMGENKVLQPEAIKRTMNALKNFKETLDKYPKAKIRAVATAAVRQATNQMAFLTEFEETMGFTLQVLTGEEEAHYDYVGIVNTLNINDALILDTGGASAELILVRNKESVHEISLPIGAVTISEMFLEKDVINADSLFQATVALRQMFGDVSWLSDAMHLPLVALGGSNRTLAKISRRQRKITDMPIHGYHLSKQDATDIYQKILSKNLVERQKMAGLAKDRGDIIVGGLLPLVELLLFLGGQQVIFSQAGLREGILFETIRQETGQHVIAPEPASMTID
- the eno gene encoding phosphopyruvate hydratase, encoding MSLITDIIAREVLDSRGNPTLEAEVITELGGFGRGMVPSGASTGEHEAVELRDGDKSRFGGKGTTKAVANVNDAIAKALVGKFDVTDQRAIDQAMIELDGTENKGNLGANAILAVSIAAARAAADELGVPLFSYLGGANSYVLPTPMMNVINGGAHSANKVDFQEFMIMPVGAPTVKEAIRYGSETFHALKKLLEADGKATSVGDEGGFAPDFADNEEPLKYLIRAIEAAGYKPGKDIAIAVDVASSELYDAETKTYKLRWSTGEEFTTPEFIKYLEDLADRYPIISIEDPIDENEWEDWAAITAELGKKVQLVGDDFFVTNTQYLEKGINMGAANSILIKVNQIGTLTETFEAIEMAKEAGYTAIVSHRSGETEDTTISDLVVATNAGQIKTGSLSRTDRIAKYNQLIRIEELLDTTAKYKGIHSFYNLSAAAREVIENK
- a CDS encoding DNA-3-methyladenine glycosylase I, giving the protein MDDLKRCSWVDNYPDSNIMTTYHDAEWGQPNQYSDEKLFELLTLEVFQAGLSWETSLKRRSGMNTAFLSFDIDLVSKMTNEDIERLKNNPNIISNKLKITSTIHNARVIRQIRQQRGSFFDYMWSFTDGQIINHHITSGDEIPSQNELSQQITKDMKKQGFKFIGPVIVYSYLQAIGIINDHEQCCSFNPDNARL
- the tpiA gene encoding triose-phosphate isomerase encodes the protein MSQHNASRIPFVVANWKINKLHADVAEFLDKVNGKVPAENVVETGIAAQDLFLSDMVRATAQSPIHIVAENVHWEDSGAYTGETSPKALKDIGAKYVLIGHFERRKFFNETDSTVNLKVTAALRNGLRPIIDVDEDMSTYAQFMDAEPSVAQVAAALAGVSVDQIRNVTLAYEPTWAIGSGEAASAVQAQKAAHLIRQTLAKLYSPVIAEQVRVLYGGSVTPDNAREIMLQKDIDGVLVGTSALDPEKFLQLVAIAQDPEVPEFNIENT
- a CDS encoding RNA degradosome polyphosphate kinase; this encodes MTDLKQHKYYVNREMSWLAFNKRVLEEGRDTQNPILERANFLAITQKNMDEWFMVRVASLQQQMFVGHDKVDASGLSPKQQLIKISAAAGEQIKNQYQVLNRSIIPTMKKLGFSLVHKNDLTNAQVNFLKKFFEKELRPVLTPMAIDSTRPFPFLANDTLNIGVRLKKNDEKSEKYIAVLQVPETSGRVIALPEENQVILVEDVVQLFLDALFPGYTIKESNVFHILRDMELDVADDEDTPNILQEVQSKLQERERGRVIRVIVSANTGKMLMTQLIKALQVPDDRIYEVSGPIDLTFISSWLKVIDAPTLEYTSFHGYENPDLTADKIFESIRKRDYLLHHPYDSFKPVVQFIQTAAIDDDVLAIKMTLYRVSGNSPIIKALSDAAQRGKQVTVLLEIKARFDEENNVHWARELEQKGVHVVYGLRGLKVHAKMAMVVRRESDTIRRYVHLATGNYNDVTANFYTDLGLLTVDSELGADVASIFNILTGYSDPSFFHQLHMSPNGIREFIYEKINVEIKNAKAGKPSGIKMKFNSLSDERMIRHLYEASEAGVPVELIVRGITMLKVGIPKVSETIAVHSIVGRFLEHSRVFIFHNDDSPQVYLSSADLMTRNLDRRVELLFPIRNAGLSQQVINIFEIMWADNVKTRVLQPDGSFDKIDRRGLSSVNAQEMFIAESMVKQIELKQQQDRENTQKEFEPINNPFIGGES
- a CDS encoding NADH-dependent oxidoreductase is translated as MKNLIDKVTFRHGATIDTRTAQSPMLTNSGLNEKVTQDTINYYNARSQSAGMVIVEYTSVSPNGGPSRSWAPDREQLAIYDDSFVPGFKKITEKLKKDGNKAILQLVHSGREAQYRYALGGQVEVPSNIDFPWINYPLHELSEDEVWQIVKDFGTATKRAIASGFDGIEIHGANHYLHQEFFSAYSNVRTDFWGGSLEKRMNFALEVAREVFKVAKENAPKDFIIGYRISPEEVHEDNIGYTWHEAQLLVNQLTENFEFDYVHLSTNDYTATPTDSDKNYAQLLGERVKKPALLMIAGGIHTVEKMKDALQYVDIVSLGRPTLIDNQIGYKIKNGQADHIFLEFNEESVKESHLTPGLIDLLANTAYFDMPGIDYLKTLTDVKLGDAVTHDGTK
- a CDS encoding HD domain-containing protein, producing the protein MAKLQGVILLNTDAAALQIVDSRGRQIEHVKREYSEKNLPLASFSAEVMQRALSQLQRFQQLLRDYGVEDVRLYGSENLSKMLNAIYFVDQVENVTGLELLWLNANQENYYRQLALRVHDEKILNERYAFVLGVSSTRIDLSYFENNQFKFSQHSAIGPVRLTQSIRDMAAEITEIPDLIPEFIDSKLADFWHMLPPVQATDTIILLGADVLNQLFLNKKPKTTIHKSELQSLIHSFNQMNKQAIAEQYSIDLNDIWMVFMEAVLVVEVMSAVGASNLHMSSLTVLDGLVVKDNNAQNDIITAARGIADRYMVEEKHRELVLRYAWRLFDRLKRIHRLSARDRLLLGVAALTHDVGSFINSQKHYQYSEEILEGIDFHGLSTSEQRMIASIARYHSAETPDNALRSTQEFSPRQRMRIAKMAALLRLADALDDSRLQKISKLTVSIGTEKITVIGQSAADLQLEMYIFAQKAHFFEAVFGLPIVLKRQGKRS